A genomic window from Streptomyces sp. NBC_00234 includes:
- the tuf gene encoding elongation factor Tu, whose protein sequence is MAKAKFERTKPHVNIGTIGHIDHGKTTLTAAITKVLHDAYPDLNEASAFDQIDKAPEERQRGITISIAHVEYQTESRHYAHVDCPGHADYIKNMITGAAQMDGAILVVAATDGPMPQTKEHVLLARQVGVPYIVVALNKADMVDDEEILELVELEVRELLSEYEFPGDDLPVVKVSALKALEGDKEWGQTVLDLMKAVDESIPQPERDVEKPFLMPIEDVFTITGRGTVVTGRIERGVLKVNETVDIVGIKTEKVTTTVTGIEMFRKLLDEGQAGENVGLLLRGIKREDVERGQVIIKPGSVTPHTEFEAQSYILSKDEGGRHTPFFNNYRPQFYFRTTDVTGVVTLPEGTEMVMPGDNTLMNVSLIQPVAMEEGLKFAIREGGRTVGAGQVTKIVK, encoded by the coding sequence GTGGCGAAGGCAAAGTTCGAGCGGACTAAGCCGCACGTCAACATCGGCACCATCGGTCACATTGACCACGGTAAGACGACCCTCACGGCCGCCATTACCAAGGTGCTGCACGACGCGTACCCGGACCTGAACGAGGCCTCGGCCTTCGACCAGATCGACAAGGCGCCGGAAGAGCGCCAGCGTGGTATCACCATCTCCATCGCGCACGTCGAGTACCAGACGGAGTCGCGTCACTACGCGCACGTCGACTGCCCGGGTCACGCTGACTACATCAAGAACATGATCACGGGTGCCGCGCAGATGGACGGCGCGATCCTCGTGGTTGCCGCCACCGACGGCCCGATGCCGCAGACCAAGGAGCACGTGCTCCTGGCCCGCCAGGTCGGCGTCCCCTACATCGTCGTCGCGCTGAACAAGGCCGACATGGTGGACGACGAGGAGATCCTGGAGCTCGTCGAGCTCGAGGTTCGTGAGCTCCTCTCCGAGTACGAGTTCCCGGGCGACGACCTTCCGGTCGTCAAGGTCTCGGCGCTCAAGGCTCTTGAGGGTGACAAGGAGTGGGGCCAGACCGTCCTCGACCTGATGAAGGCCGTCGACGAGTCCATCCCGCAGCCCGAGCGTGACGTCGAGAAGCCGTTCCTCATGCCGATCGAGGACGTCTTCACGATCACCGGTCGTGGCACCGTCGTCACCGGTCGTATCGAGCGTGGTGTCCTGAAGGTCAACGAGACCGTCGACATCGTCGGTATCAAGACCGAGAAGGTCACCACCACGGTCACCGGTATCGAGATGTTCCGCAAGCTGCTCGACGAGGGCCAGGCCGGTGAGAACGTCGGTCTGCTCCTCCGTGGCATCAAGCGCGAGGACGTCGAGCGCGGCCAGGTCATCATCAAGCCGGGTTCGGTCACGCCGCACACCGAGTTCGAGGCGCAGTCCTACATCCTGTCGAAGGACGAGGGTGGCCGTCACACCCCGTTCTTCAACAACTACCGCCCGCAGTTCTACTTCCGTACCACGGACGTAACGGGCGTTGTGACCCTTCCCGAGGGCACCGAGATGGTCATGCCGGGCGACAACACCCTCATGAACGTCTCGCTGATCCAGCCCGTCGCCATGGAAGAGGGCCTGAAGTTCGCCATCCGTGAGGGTGGCCGGACCGTGGGCGCCGGCCAGGTCACCAAGATCGTCAAGTAA
- a CDS encoding PIG-L family deacetylase translates to MAATGLVALTACSVPAPRRRNPMPNPAPGLPISASGRARLMQVLAHPDDDLYFMNPDARQTLDSGTPLVCVYLTAGEADGVNRIPGAPRPAPDRSAYSSSRQQGLRQAYAALLGLDRFTPWQRSVVNLHGRHRAETDVLTDGVRRVELIFLNTAMHTSHGRLGLPSLWHDRHRVLRTVVADNSPLGRAGSYTYESLVDVLAGLLEQYRPTVVHTLDPDPDIQHSTEAARRRDSEQRGYSDHADHTAAACFAWAAMIRWAARTTRSGSTVPAFVATSFRGYYNRHWPKNLPPAVLARKAGHLVPYGGSPDWECGNPAGCGDYNVGGDRPLTNRKGWVRSTHHRYPGARTVLASEPDGRLVAYGVLGLRAVRRRESAPGSGIWDRPDDLGGGPLAPVLGSAVLADGRQLLFGLRFAALGGHGSDNEREIVLLEQRSPGGGFLPWRGLGNPARGRDHGRRIGVPVALAAPDGRVHLFVRNAEGGVSTRVRGRSGRWSGWRDTGGGQVQDGLAAAVDGAGRVHVFAAGHHAVHHWTQDAPGEALTARTQLDGAPVPGVAPAALTAEDGSVEVYYRAQAEPGLTAVRRGAVVERSDFDGYGPVTAAASPLGPVLLGRTAGGLVQLRTGRGLHVRDQGPAALDGAALHLGADGRPAVVGLGPDALPWIWRPA, encoded by the coding sequence ATGGCGGCCACCGGGCTGGTGGCGCTGACCGCCTGCTCCGTACCGGCCCCCCGGCGCCGTAACCCGATGCCGAATCCGGCTCCGGGCCTCCCCATCAGCGCCTCCGGGCGGGCCCGGCTGATGCAGGTACTCGCCCATCCGGACGACGATCTGTACTTCATGAACCCCGACGCCCGGCAGACCCTGGATTCCGGGACGCCCCTGGTCTGCGTCTACCTCACCGCGGGTGAGGCCGACGGCGTCAACAGGATCCCCGGTGCGCCGCGTCCGGCCCCGGACCGGTCCGCGTACTCCTCCTCCCGCCAGCAGGGACTCCGGCAGGCGTACGCGGCCCTGCTCGGCCTCGACCGGTTCACCCCCTGGCAGCGGTCCGTCGTGAACCTGCACGGCCGGCACCGGGCCGAGACGGACGTCCTGACCGACGGCGTCCGCCGGGTCGAGCTGATCTTCCTCAACACGGCGATGCACACCTCGCACGGCCGTCTCGGACTGCCGAGCCTCTGGCACGACCGGCACCGCGTCCTGCGCACCGTCGTCGCCGACAACTCCCCTCTGGGCAGGGCGGGTTCGTACACCTACGAGAGCCTCGTCGACGTACTCGCAGGACTGCTGGAGCAGTACCGGCCGACCGTCGTCCACACCCTGGACCCCGACCCGGACATCCAGCACAGCACCGAGGCGGCGCGCCGGCGCGACAGCGAGCAGCGCGGCTACTCCGACCACGCCGACCACACCGCGGCGGCCTGCTTCGCCTGGGCGGCCATGATCCGCTGGGCGGCCCGGACGACCCGGAGCGGCAGCACTGTGCCGGCCTTCGTGGCCACCTCTTTCCGCGGCTACTACAACCGCCACTGGCCCAAGAACCTCCCGCCCGCCGTGCTCGCCCGGAAGGCCGGCCATCTCGTCCCGTACGGCGGCTCCCCCGACTGGGAGTGCGGCAACCCGGCGGGCTGCGGGGACTACAACGTGGGCGGCGACCGTCCGCTGACCAACCGGAAGGGCTGGGTCCGCTCCACCCACCACCGCTACCCGGGAGCCAGGACCGTCCTCGCCTCCGAACCGGACGGGCGGCTCGTGGCGTACGGCGTGCTCGGCCTGCGGGCCGTCCGCCGGCGCGAGAGTGCTCCCGGCAGCGGGATCTGGGACCGCCCCGACGATCTCGGTGGCGGTCCGCTCGCCCCCGTACTCGGCTCGGCGGTCCTCGCCGACGGCAGGCAGCTGCTGTTCGGGCTGCGTTTCGCGGCGCTCGGCGGGCACGGCAGCGACAACGAGCGCGAGATCGTGCTGCTGGAGCAGCGCTCCCCCGGCGGCGGGTTCCTGCCCTGGCGGGGGCTCGGCAATCCGGCCCGGGGACGGGACCACGGTCGCCGGATCGGCGTCCCGGTCGCCCTCGCGGCCCCCGACGGGCGGGTCCACCTCTTCGTACGGAACGCCGAGGGCGGTGTCAGTACCCGGGTACGGGGCAGGTCGGGGCGGTGGAGCGGGTGGCGCGACACCGGCGGCGGGCAGGTCCAGGACGGCCTCGCCGCCGCGGTCGACGGAGCGGGACGGGTCCATGTCTTCGCGGCGGGCCATCACGCGGTGCACCACTGGACGCAGGACGCGCCGGGCGAGGCGCTGACCGCCCGCACCCAGCTCGACGGGGCGCCGGTGCCCGGTGTGGCGCCGGCCGCGCTCACGGCCGAGGACGGGTCCGTCGAGGTGTACTACCGCGCACAGGCGGAGCCCGGGCTGACGGCCGTGCGCCGGGGAGCCGTCGTGGAGCGGAGCGACTTCGACGGGTACGGGCCCGTCACCGCCGCCGCCTCCCCCCTCGGCCCGGTGCTGCTCGGCCGTACGGCGGGGGGCCTGGTCCAGCTCCGTACCGGCCGCGGACTCCACGTACGTGACCAGGGGCCCGCGGCCCTCGACGGGGCCGCGCTCCACCTCGGGGCCGACGGCAGACCGGCTGTCGTGGGCCTGGGGCCGGACGCGCTGCCCTGGATCTGGCGGCCCGCATAG
- a CDS encoding GNAT family N-acetyltransferase, translated as METNTRPTWTLRPAEPADVEAIAELRAVVMRPDLERLGRYDDHRVRQRLRDAFCAEHTSVVLADGSFAGCVALRPHLDGHWLEHFYLSPAHQGHGLGSAVLGALLARTDAEGAPVRLDVLQGSAARRLYERHGFVLESEDPVDVFMVRRPAR; from the coding sequence ATGGAAACGAACACGCGGCCGACCTGGACCCTGCGCCCCGCGGAGCCTGCGGACGTCGAGGCGATCGCCGAGCTCCGGGCCGTCGTGATGCGCCCCGACCTGGAGCGCCTGGGCCGCTACGACGACCACCGTGTACGGCAGCGGCTGCGGGACGCGTTCTGCGCCGAGCACACCTCCGTCGTCCTGGCCGACGGCTCCTTCGCCGGGTGCGTCGCCCTGCGCCCGCACCTGGACGGGCACTGGCTGGAGCACTTCTACCTCTCCCCCGCCCACCAGGGCCACGGGCTCGGTTCCGCCGTCCTCGGCGCCCTGCTCGCCCGTACGGACGCCGAGGGCGCCCCCGTACGCCTCGACGTGCTCCAGGGCAGCGCGGCCAGGCGTCTGTACGAGCGCCACGGCTTCGTCCTGGAGTCCGAGGACCCCGTCGACGTCTTCATGGTCCGCCGGCCCGCCCGCTGA
- the rpsJ gene encoding 30S ribosomal protein S10, whose amino-acid sequence MAGQKIRIRLKAYDHEVIDSSAKKIVETVTRTGASVAGPVPLPTEKNVYCVIKSPHKYKDSREHFEMRTHKRLIDILDPTPKTVDSLMRLDLPAGVDIEIKL is encoded by the coding sequence ATGGCGGGACAGAAGATCCGCATCCGGCTCAAGGCCTACGACCACGAGGTCATCGACTCCTCGGCGAAGAAGATCGTCGAGACGGTGACCCGCACTGGTGCGTCGGTCGCGGGCCCGGTGCCGCTGCCCACTGAGAAGAACGTGTACTGCGTCATCAAGTCGCCGCACAAGTACAAGGACTCTCGCGAGCACTTCGAGATGCGCACGCACAAGCGCCTCATCGACATTCTCGACCCCACGCCGAAGACGGTTGACTCGCTGATGCGCCTCGACCTGCCGGCTGGCGTCGACATCGAGATCAAGCTCTGA
- the rplC gene encoding 50S ribosomal protein L3, with amino-acid sequence MSKNIKGVLGEKLGMTQVWDENNRVVPVTVVKAGPCVVTQVRTNDSDGYESVQIAFGEIDPRKVNKPLKGHFAKADVTPRRHLVELRTPDSSEYTLGQEITAEVFESGVKVDVTGKSKGKGFAGVMKRHNFKGLGAGHGVQRKHRSPGSIGGCATPGRVFKGMRMAGRMGNERVTTQNLTIHAVDAEKGLLLIKGAVPGPNGGLVLVRTAAKGA; translated from the coding sequence ATGAGCAAGAACATCAAGGGCGTCCTGGGCGAGAAGCTCGGCATGACCCAGGTCTGGGACGAGAACAACCGGGTTGTCCCGGTGACCGTCGTCAAGGCCGGGCCGTGCGTCGTGACGCAGGTTCGTACGAACGACAGCGACGGCTACGAGTCGGTCCAGATCGCCTTCGGCGAGATCGACCCGCGCAAGGTGAACAAGCCCCTCAAGGGCCACTTCGCCAAGGCCGACGTGACCCCCCGCCGCCACCTGGTGGAGCTCCGCACCCCTGACTCCAGCGAGTACACGCTGGGCCAGGAGATCACTGCCGAGGTGTTCGAGTCCGGCGTCAAGGTTGACGTCACGGGCAAGAGCAAGGGCAAGGGCTTCGCCGGTGTCATGAAGCGTCACAACTTCAAGGGCCTCGGCGCCGGCCACGGCGTCCAGCGCAAGCACCGTTCCCCCGGTTCGATCGGTGGCTGCGCCACCCCTGGGCGTGTCTTCAAGGGCATGCGCATGGCCGGCCGGATGGGTAACGAGCGCGTCACCACCCAGAACCTGACCATCCACGCGGTTGACGCGGAGAAGGGTCTGCTGCTCATCAAGGGCGCAGTCCCCGGTCCGAACGGCGGCCTCGTCCTGGTCCGTACCGCGGCCAAGGGGGCTTGA
- the rplD gene encoding 50S ribosomal protein L4, which yields MSTIDILSPAGDKAGTVELPAEIFDAKTSVPLIHQVVVAQLAAARQGTHKTKRRGEVRGGGRKPYRQKGTGRARQGSTRAPQFAGGGVVHGPQPRDYSQRTPKKMKAAALRGALSDRARHSRIHVVTGVVEGGVSTKAAKTLFGKISERSNLLLVVDRADEAAWLSARNLPQVHILEPGQLNTYDVIVSDDVVFTQAAFESFVSGPQTAETEGSDA from the coding sequence ATGAGCACCATTGACATCCTTTCGCCGGCAGGCGACAAGGCCGGTACCGTCGAGCTCCCTGCGGAGATCTTCGACGCGAAGACCAGCGTTCCGCTGATCCACCAGGTCGTTGTCGCACAGCTGGCAGCTGCCCGTCAGGGCACGCACAAGACCAAGCGTCGCGGCGAAGTCCGTGGTGGTGGCCGCAAGCCTTACCGCCAGAAGGGCACCGGCCGCGCGCGCCAGGGTTCGACCCGTGCGCCGCAGTTCGCCGGCGGTGGCGTCGTCCACGGCCCGCAGCCGCGCGACTACTCGCAGCGCACCCCGAAGAAGATGAAGGCCGCCGCCCTGCGCGGTGCCCTCTCCGACCGGGCGCGTCACTCCCGCATCCACGTCGTCACCGGCGTGGTCGAGGGTGGAGTTTCCACGAAGGCCGCCAAGACGCTGTTCGGCAAGATCTCGGAGCGCTCCAACCTGCTCCTGGTCGTCGACCGCGCCGACGAGGCCGCGTGGCTGTCCGCACGCAACCTGCCCCAGGTGCACATCCTGGAGCCGGGCCAGCTGAACACGTACGACGTGATCGTCTCTGACGACGTGGTCTTCACCCAGGCCGCTTTCGAGTCCTTCGTGTCTGGCCCCCAGACCGCTGAGACCGAAGGGAGCGACGCCTGA
- the rplW gene encoding 50S ribosomal protein L23, protein MSEATVTSSTITSKTYSDPRDVLVKPVVSEKSYALLDENKYTFIVAPGSNKTQIKQAVEAVFSVKVTGVNTINRQGKRKRTKTGFGKRADTKRAIVTLAEGDRIDIFGGPTA, encoded by the coding sequence ATGAGCGAGGCGACCGTTACCAGCTCGACCATCACGAGCAAGACCTACTCGGACCCGCGTGACGTTCTCGTCAAGCCGGTTGTCTCCGAGAAGAGCTACGCGCTGCTCGACGAGAACAAGTACACGTTCATCGTCGCGCCCGGCTCCAACAAGACCCAGATCAAGCAGGCCGTGGAAGCGGTCTTCTCGGTCAAGGTCACCGGGGTCAACACGATCAACCGGCAGGGTAAGCGCAAGCGGACCAAGACCGGCTTCGGCAAGCGTGCTGACACCAAGCGCGCCATCGTGACCCTTGCCGAGGGCGACCGTATCGACATCTTCGGCGGTCCGACCGCCTAA
- the rplB gene encoding 50S ribosomal protein L2, producing the protein MGIRKYKPTTPGRRGSSVADFVEITRSTPEKSLVRPLHSKGGRNNAGRVTVRHQGGGHKRAYRVIDFRRHDKDGVPAKVAHIEYDPNRTARIALLHYADGEKRYIVAPRGLSQGDRVENGPTADIKPGNNLALRNIPVGTTIHAIELRPGGGAKFARSAGASVQLLAKEGTMAHLRMPSGEIRLVDARCRATIGEVGNAEQSNINWGKAGRMRWKGVRPTVRGVAMNPVDHPHGGGEGKTSGGRHPVSPWGQKEGRTRSPKKASNKYIVRRRKTNKKR; encoded by the coding sequence ATGGGAATCCGCAAGTACAAGCCGACGACCCCGGGCCGTCGTGGCTCCAGCGTCGCCGACTTTGTCGAGATCACGCGGTCCACGCCGGAGAAGTCGCTGGTCCGCCCCCTGCACAGCAAGGGCGGCCGTAACAACGCCGGTCGTGTGACCGTTCGCCACCAGGGCGGTGGCCACAAGCGCGCCTACCGAGTGATCGACTTCCGTCGTCACGACAAGGACGGCGTGCCGGCCAAGGTCGCGCACATCGAGTACGACCCGAACCGCACCGCGCGCATCGCGCTGCTGCACTACGCGGACGGCGAGAAGCGTTACATCGTCGCTCCCCGTGGCCTGTCGCAGGGTGACCGTGTCGAGAACGGTCCGACTGCAGACATCAAGCCCGGTAACAACCTGGCGCTGCGCAACATCCCGGTCGGTACGACCATCCACGCCATCGAGCTGCGGCCCGGCGGCGGCGCGAAGTTCGCCCGTTCCGCGGGTGCCTCCGTGCAGCTGCTGGCGAAGGAGGGCACCATGGCCCACCTTCGTATGCCGTCGGGTGAGATCCGCCTGGTCGACGCCCGCTGCCGCGCCACGATCGGCGAGGTCGGCAACGCCGAGCAGTCGAACATCAACTGGGGCAAGGCCGGCCGTATGCGCTGGAAGGGCGTTCGCCCGACCGTCCGCGGTGTCGCGATGAACCCGGTTGACCACCCGCACGGTGGTGGTGAAGGCAAGACCTCCGGTGGACGTCACCCGGTCTCGCCGTGGGGTCAGAAGGAGGGTCGTACTCGTTCGCCGAAGAAGGCATCGAACAAGTACATCGTCCGCCGCCGCAAGACGAACAAGAAGCGCTAG
- the rpsS gene encoding 30S ribosomal protein S19, producing MPRSLKKGPFVDGHLIKKVDVQNEAGTKNVIKTWSRRSMIVPAMLGHTIAVHNGKIHVPVFVTESMVGHKLGEFSPTRTFRGHVKDDRKSKRR from the coding sequence ATGCCGCGCAGTCTCAAGAAGGGGCCCTTCGTCGACGGCCACCTCATCAAGAAGGTGGACGTACAGAACGAGGCAGGCACCAAGAACGTCATCAAGACCTGGTCCCGTCGCTCGATGATCGTCCCGGCCATGCTGGGTCACACCATCGCGGTGCACAACGGCAAGATCCACGTCCCGGTGTTCGTCACCGAGTCGATGGTCGGCCACAAGCTCGGCGAGTTCTCGCCGACTCGCACCTTCCGCGGCCACGTCAAGGACGACCGGAAGTCGAAGCGCCGCTAA
- the rplV gene encoding 50S ribosomal protein L22, with the protein MEARAQARYIRVTPMKARRVVDLIRGMDATEAQAVLRFAPQAASVPVGKVLDSAIANAAHNYDHTDASSLVISEAYVDEGPTLKRFRPRAQGRAYRIRKRTSHITVVVSSKEGTR; encoded by the coding sequence ATGGAAGCCAGGGCCCAGGCGCGGTACATCCGCGTCACGCCCATGAAGGCCCGCCGAGTGGTGGACCTCATCCGTGGCATGGATGCCACGGAGGCTCAGGCGGTCCTGCGTTTCGCCCCGCAGGCCGCGAGCGTGCCGGTTGGCAAGGTGCTTGACAGCGCCATTGCCAACGCTGCACACAACTACGACCACACCGACGCCTCTTCGCTGGTCATCAGCGAGGCGTACGTGGACGAGGGCCCGACCCTGAAGCGGTTCCGTCCGCGTGCTCAGGGCCGTGCCTACCGGATCCGTAAGCGGACCAGCCACATCACCGTGGTCGTCAGCAGCAAGGAAGGAACCCGGTAA
- the rpsC gene encoding 30S ribosomal protein S3 gives MGQKVNPHGFRLGITTDFKSRWYADKLYKDYVKEDVAIRRMMTKGMERAGISKVEIERTRDRVRVDIHTARPGIVIGRRGAEADRIRGELEKLTGKQVQLNILEVKNPEVDAQLVAQAVAEQLSSRVSFRRAMRKSMQSTMKAGAKGIKIQCGGRLGGAEMSRSEFYREGRVPLHTLRANVDYGFFEAKTTFGRIGVKVWIYKGDVKNIAEVRAENAAARAGNRPARGGAERPAGRGGRGGERGGRGGRKPQQSAPAAEAPKADAPAAAAPAESTGTEA, from the coding sequence ATGGGCCAGAAGGTTAACCCGCATGGGTTCCGGCTCGGCATTACCACGGACTTCAAGTCCCGTTGGTACGCCGACAAGCTGTACAAGGACTACGTCAAGGAAGACGTTGCCATTCGTCGCATGATGACGAAGGGCATGGAGCGTGCCGGTATCTCGAAGGTTGAGATCGAGCGCACCCGCGACCGCGTCCGCGTTGACATCCACACCGCCCGCCCGGGCATCGTCATCGGTCGCCGTGGCGCCGAGGCCGACCGCATCCGTGGCGAGCTGGAGAAGCTGACCGGCAAGCAGGTCCAGCTGAACATCCTCGAGGTCAAGAACCCCGAGGTCGACGCTCAGCTGGTGGCCCAGGCCGTCGCCGAGCAGCTCTCCTCCCGCGTCTCCTTCCGTCGTGCCATGCGTAAGAGCATGCAGAGCACGATGAAGGCCGGCGCCAAGGGCATCAAGATCCAGTGCGGCGGTCGCCTCGGCGGCGCCGAGATGTCCCGCTCGGAGTTCTACCGCGAGGGCCGCGTGCCCCTGCACACGCTCCGCGCGAACGTGGACTACGGCTTCTTCGAGGCCAAGACGACCTTCGGCCGTATCGGTGTGAAGGTCTGGATCTACAAGGGCGACGTCAAGAACATCGCCGAGGTCCGCGCCGAGAACGCCGCAGCCCGTGCCGGCAACCGTCCGGCTCGTGGTGGCGCTGAGCGTCCCGCCGGCCGTGGTGGCCGCGGTGGCGAGCGTGGCGGTCGCGGAGGCCGCAAGCCGCAGCAGTCCGCGCCGGCAGCCGAGGCCCCCAAGGCCGACGCTCCCGCCGCCGCTGCTCCGGCTGAGAGCACCGGAACGGAGGCCTGA
- the rplP gene encoding 50S ribosomal protein L16 has translation MLIPRRVKHRKQHHPKRSGMSKGGTQVAFGEYGIQALSPAYVTNRQIEAARIAMTRHIKRGGKVWINIYPDRPLTKKPAETRMGSGKGSPEWWIANVKPGRVMFELSYPNEKIAREALTRAAHKLPMKCRIVRREAGES, from the coding sequence ATGCTGATCCCCCGTAGGGTCAAGCACCGCAAGCAGCACCACCCGAAGCGCAGCGGTATGTCCAAGGGTGGCACGCAGGTTGCGTTCGGCGAGTACGGCATCCAGGCGCTGTCCCCGGCGTACGTGACGAACCGCCAGATCGAGGCCGCTCGTATCGCGATGACCCGCCACATCAAGCGTGGCGGAAAGGTCTGGATCAACATTTATCCGGACCGTCCCCTGACGAAGAAGCCTGCCGAGACCCGCATGGGTTCCGGTAAGGGTTCTCCCGAGTGGTGGATCGCGAACGTCAAGCCGGGTCGGGTGATGTTCGAGCTGTCCTACCCGAACGAGAAGATTGCTCGTGAGGCGCTTACCCGCGCTGCTCACAAGCTTCCGATGAAGTGCCGGATCGTTCGGCGCGAGGCAGGTGAGTCGTGA
- the rpmC gene encoding 50S ribosomal protein L29 — translation MSAGTKASELRELGNEELLNKLREAKEELFNLRFQAATGQLENHGRLKSVRKDIARIYTLMRERELGIETVESV, via the coding sequence ATGTCGGCCGGTACCAAGGCGTCCGAGCTGCGCGAACTGGGCAACGAGGAGCTCCTCAACAAGCTCCGCGAGGCCAAGGAAGAGCTGTTCAACCTCCGCTTCCAGGCGGCGACGGGCCAGCTCGAGAACCACGGTCGGCTCAAGTCCGTCCGTAAGGACATCGCCCGGATCTACACCCTGATGCGCGAGCGCGAGCTGGGCATCGAGACGGTGGAGAGCGTCTGA
- the rpsQ gene encoding 30S ribosomal protein S17 — MSEKNVTETTEQRGFRKTREGLVVSDKMDKTVVVAVEDRVKHALYGKVIRRTNKLKAHDEQNSAGVGDRVVIMETRPLSATKRWRIVEILEKAK; from the coding sequence ATGAGCGAGAAGAATGTGACTGAGACGACTGAGCAGCGCGGTTTCCGCAAGACCCGTGAGGGTCTCGTCGTCAGCGACAAGATGGACAAGACCGTCGTCGTCGCTGTCGAGGACCGCGTCAAGCACGCGCTGTACGGCAAGGTCATCCGCCGTACCAACAAGCTCAAGGCCCACGACGAGCAGAACTCTGCCGGCGTCGGCGACCGTGTCGTCATCATGGAGACGCGGCCGCTGTCTGCGACGAAGCGCTGGCGCATCGTCGAGATCCTCGAGAAGGCCAAGTAA
- the rplN gene encoding 50S ribosomal protein L14, with amino-acid sequence MIQQESRLRVADNTGAKEILTIRVLGGSGRRYAGIGDVIVATVKDAIPGGNVKKGDVVKAVIVRTVKERRRQDGSYIRFDENAAVILKNDGDPRGTRIFGPVGRELREKKFMKIISLAPEVL; translated from the coding sequence GTGATCCAGCAGGAGTCGCGACTTCGCGTCGCCGACAACACGGGTGCGAAGGAAATTCTCACCATCCGTGTTCTCGGTGGCTCGGGTCGCCGCTACGCGGGCATCGGTGACGTCATCGTCGCCACCGTCAAGGACGCAATCCCCGGTGGCAACGTGAAGAAGGGTGACGTCGTCAAGGCCGTCATCGTTCGCACCGTCAAGGAGCGTCGTCGTCAGGATGGCTCGTACATCCGCTTCGACGAGAACGCTGCCGTCATTCTGAAGAACGACGGCGACCCCCGCGGCACCCGTATCTTCGGCCCGGTGGGCCGAGAGCTGCGCGAGAAGAAGTTCATGAAGATCATCTCGCTCGCGCCGGAGGTGCTGTAA
- the rplX gene encoding 50S ribosomal protein L24, which translates to MKIKKGDLVQVITGKDKGKQGKVIVAYPAQDRVLVEGVNRVKKHTKAGQTARGSQTGGIVTTEAPVHVSNVQLVVEKDGKKVVTRVGYRFDDEGNKIRVAKRTGEDI; encoded by the coding sequence ATGAAGATCAAGAAGGGCGACCTGGTTCAGGTCATCACCGGTAAGGACAAGGGCAAGCAGGGCAAGGTCATCGTTGCCTACCCTGCTCAGGACCGCGTCCTCGTCGAGGGTGTCAACCGGGTCAAGAAGCACACGAAGGCCGGCCAGACCGCTCGCGGTTCGCAGACCGGTGGCATTGTGACGACCGAGGCTCCGGTCCACGTCAGCAACGTGCAGCTGGTTGTTGAGAAGGACGGCAAGAAGGTCGTTACTCGCGTCGGCTACCGTTTTGACGACGAGGGCAACAAGATCCGCGTTGCCAAGCGCACCGGTGAGGACATCTGA
- the rplE gene encoding 50S ribosomal protein L5 has protein sequence MTTTTAPRLKTRYREEIAGKLREEFSYENVMQVPGLVKIVVNMGVGDAARDSKLIDGAVKDLTTITGQKPAVTKARKSIAQFKLREGQPIGCHVTLRGDRMWEFLDRTLSLALPRIRDFRGLSPKQFDGRGNYTFGLTEQVMFHEIDQDKIDRVRGMDITVVTTATNDDEGRALLRHLGFPFKEN, from the coding sequence ATGACTACCACCACAGCGCCGCGTCTCAAGACGCGCTACCGCGAGGAAATCGCCGGCAAGCTGCGTGAGGAGTTCTCGTACGAGAACGTCATGCAGGTTCCCGGTCTGGTCAAGATCGTGGTCAACATGGGTGTGGGCGACGCCGCCCGCGACTCCAAGCTGATCGACGGGGCCGTCAAGGACCTCACCACGATCACCGGTCAGAAGCCGGCCGTCACGAAGGCCCGCAAGTCGATCGCGCAGTTCAAGCTGCGCGAGGGGCAGCCGATCGGCTGCCACGTCACCCTCCGTGGTGACCGCATGTGGGAGTTCCTGGACCGTACGCTGTCGCTCGCGCTTCCGCGTATCCGTGACTTCCGCGGCCTGTCGCCGAAGCAGTTCGACGGCCGTGGCAACTACACCTTCGGTCTCACGGAGCAGGTCATGTTCCACGAGATCGACCAGGACAAGATCGACCGGGTCCGGGGCATGGACATCACCGTGGTCACCACGGCGACCAACGACGACGAGGGTCGTGCCCTCCTTCGTCACCTCGGCTTCCCGTTCAAGGAGAACTGA